Proteins co-encoded in one Arthrobacter globiformis genomic window:
- a CDS encoding cytidine deaminase, whose protein sequence is MTAVQNDANEAGAIIDWTALEAAALDAMKSAYAPYSNFPVGAAAFTADGRMVTGCNVENASYGLTLCAECVLVGNLQMTGGGLLRAFYCVDAAGNVLMPCGRCRQLLHEFRAPGMELMTTQGIKTMDQVLPDAFGPEHLEGTR, encoded by the coding sequence GTGACGGCCGTGCAGAACGACGCCAACGAAGCGGGCGCCATCATCGACTGGACGGCCCTGGAAGCCGCCGCGCTCGACGCCATGAAGTCCGCCTACGCGCCCTACTCGAACTTTCCGGTGGGGGCCGCGGCCTTCACGGCGGACGGCCGGATGGTGACCGGCTGCAACGTGGAGAACGCCAGCTATGGCCTGACGCTGTGCGCCGAGTGCGTCCTCGTGGGGAACCTGCAGATGACCGGCGGCGGCCTGCTGCGCGCCTTCTACTGCGTCGACGCCGCCGGCAACGTGCTCATGCCCTGCGGACGCTGCCGGCAGCTGCTGCACGAGTTCCGGGCACCCGGCATGGAGTTGATGACCACGCAGGGGATCAAAACCATGGACCAGGTGCTGCCCGACGCATTTGGCCCCGAACACCTGGAGGGAACCCGGTGA
- a CDS encoding thymidine phosphorylase, with protein MTQKNEAFDAVEIIRTKRDKGALSPEQISWTIDAYTRGVIAEEQMAALNMAILLNGMDRAEISQWTAAMIASGERMDFSGLRRPDGGVKVTTDKHSTGGVGDKITLPLAPLVAVFGVAVPQLSGRGLGYTGGTLDKLESIPGWRASLSNDEMLAQLQEVGAVICAAGAGLAPADRKLYALRDVTGTVESIPLLASSIMSKKIAEGTGSLVLDVKVGSGAFMKDEAGARELAETMVALGKDAGVETVALLTNMGTPLGLTAGNAIEVEESVEVLAGGGPADVVELTVRLAEEMLRCAGVSDADPAAALKDGRAMDVWNRMIAAQGGDPRAKLPVARETETIYAPADGVLVELDAFAVGVAAWRLGAGRARKEDAVQAAAGVRLHAKPGAAVRAGEPLMTLLTDTPEKFARAREALDHAVTIAPEGSRPSQQLIIDRIA; from the coding sequence GTGACCCAGAAGAACGAGGCGTTCGACGCCGTCGAGATCATCCGGACCAAGCGTGACAAGGGCGCGCTGAGCCCCGAGCAGATCAGCTGGACCATCGACGCGTACACCCGCGGCGTCATCGCGGAGGAGCAGATGGCCGCCCTGAACATGGCCATCCTGCTCAACGGCATGGACCGTGCCGAGATCTCGCAGTGGACCGCGGCGATGATCGCCTCGGGGGAGCGGATGGACTTCTCCGGCCTCCGGCGGCCCGACGGCGGCGTGAAGGTCACCACTGACAAGCACTCCACGGGCGGCGTGGGGGACAAGATCACCCTCCCGCTGGCGCCCCTCGTCGCGGTATTCGGAGTGGCAGTGCCGCAGCTGTCCGGGCGCGGGCTGGGCTACACCGGCGGCACGCTGGACAAACTCGAGTCCATTCCGGGCTGGCGCGCATCCCTGAGCAACGATGAAATGCTGGCCCAGCTCCAGGAGGTGGGCGCGGTGATCTGCGCCGCCGGTGCGGGGCTCGCTCCGGCGGACAGGAAGCTCTACGCGCTCCGCGACGTCACGGGCACCGTCGAGTCCATCCCGCTGCTTGCCTCGTCGATCATGAGCAAGAAGATCGCCGAGGGCACGGGCTCGCTGGTGCTGGATGTCAAGGTGGGCAGCGGGGCGTTCATGAAGGACGAGGCCGGCGCGCGCGAACTGGCTGAGACCATGGTGGCCCTCGGCAAGGACGCCGGAGTGGAAACCGTGGCCCTGCTGACCAACATGGGCACTCCGCTTGGACTCACCGCGGGCAACGCCATCGAGGTGGAGGAATCCGTTGAGGTCCTTGCGGGCGGCGGCCCGGCCGATGTGGTCGAGCTGACGGTGAGACTCGCGGAGGAGATGCTGCGGTGTGCCGGTGTTTCCGACGCCGATCCCGCCGCCGCGCTCAAGGACGGCAGGGCCATGGACGTCTGGAACCGGATGATCGCGGCGCAGGGCGGCGACCCCCGGGCCAAGCTGCCGGTGGCCAGGGAAACGGAAACCATTTACGCGCCGGCCGACGGTGTTCTTGTGGAGCTCGACGCGTTCGCCGTGGGTGTGGCGGCCTGGCGGCTCGGCGCCGGCCGGGCGCGAAAGGAAGACGCGGTGCAGGCAGCTGCGGGCGTCCGCCTGCACGCCAAGCCCGGCGCAGCTGTGCGTGCCGGCGAACCGCTGATGACACTGCTGACGGACACGCCGGAGAAGTTTGCCCGGGCCAGGGAAGCGCTCGACCACGCCGTCACCATCGCGCCGGAAGGTTCCAGGCCTTCCCAGCAGCTCATCATCGACCGCATCGCCTGA
- a CDS encoding DedA family protein: MEFINEAVLHAAGQWWIYPVLLMFFFVDGFAMVVPSETLIVALAAFSRHSGEPNLWILGLTALTGAMAGDNMAYMLGRKIGLERWKWMRRARVQKVFGWARYELEKRGAVLIFTARYIPWGRVAVNYVAGTTGYPHRRFFLLDAFACFTWVGYSIGIGLVASSFPWLHHNPLLGAGIAVVFAILLGIVIDHALRWWHKRLGRNDAAAAPGGSPAPEEGSVPEGGREQTSRVA, encoded by the coding sequence GTGGAGTTTATTAATGAGGCCGTGCTCCATGCAGCGGGTCAGTGGTGGATTTATCCCGTGTTGCTCATGTTTTTCTTTGTTGACGGGTTCGCGATGGTGGTCCCCAGCGAGACGCTCATCGTGGCGCTGGCGGCCTTCTCCCGGCACAGCGGCGAACCCAATCTCTGGATCCTTGGCCTGACTGCCCTGACCGGCGCCATGGCCGGTGACAACATGGCCTACATGCTGGGCCGGAAGATCGGCCTGGAGCGCTGGAAATGGATGCGCCGGGCCAGGGTGCAGAAGGTGTTCGGCTGGGCGCGGTACGAACTTGAGAAGCGCGGCGCCGTGCTGATCTTCACGGCGCGCTACATCCCGTGGGGGCGCGTGGCGGTGAACTACGTCGCCGGCACCACCGGATACCCGCACCGCAGGTTCTTCCTGCTGGATGCCTTCGCCTGCTTCACCTGGGTGGGCTATTCGATAGGCATAGGCCTCGTCGCCAGCTCCTTCCCGTGGCTGCACCACAACCCGCTGCTGGGCGCCGGGATCGCCGTCGTGTTCGCCATCCTGCTGGGCATCGTCATTGACCACGCCCTGCGCTGGTGGCACAAGCGGCTCGGCCGCAACGATGCCGCCGCGGCGCCGGGAGGGAGCCCCGCGCCGGAAGAGGGCAGCGTCCCGGAAGGCGGCCGGGAGCAGACCAGCCGCGTGGCTTAG
- a CDS encoding adenosine deaminase, with protein sequence MTEPIVDAAPALDFDLKSLPKVSLHDHLDGGLRPATIIELADAVGHTLPSTDPTALGEWFRESADSGSLVRYLETFDHTVAVMQTKEGLFRVAKEFVEDLADDGVVYGEVRWAPEQHLQKGLTLDEVVEAVQEGLEAGVDAVAETGREIQVGQLITAMRHADRGQEIAELAVRHRDKGAVGFDIAGAEDGFLPSRFRDAFTYLAENNFPATVHAGEAAGLDSIQSALVDGRALRLGHGVRIAEDIMVEFDEDDADDEDSDNIGLVTLGNLSSWIRDRGIALEICPSSNLQTGAIAGFGEGIESHPLDMLYQLGFNVTINTDNRLMSRVTLTDEFELLVETFDYDLDDLLELTLNAAEASFLPLEEKEALVEYINDAYGDLG encoded by the coding sequence GTGACTGAGCCAATCGTTGACGCCGCCCCTGCCCTTGACTTCGACCTGAAGAGCCTGCCCAAGGTATCCCTTCACGACCACCTCGACGGCGGCCTGCGCCCCGCCACCATCATCGAGCTGGCGGACGCGGTGGGGCACACCCTCCCGTCCACCGACCCGACCGCGCTGGGCGAATGGTTCCGCGAATCCGCCGACTCCGGCTCGCTGGTCCGCTACCTGGAAACGTTCGACCACACGGTGGCCGTCATGCAGACCAAGGAAGGCCTGTTCCGCGTCGCCAAGGAGTTCGTGGAGGATTTGGCGGACGACGGCGTGGTGTACGGCGAAGTGCGCTGGGCACCAGAGCAGCACCTCCAGAAGGGGCTGACGCTCGACGAGGTTGTCGAGGCAGTCCAGGAGGGCCTCGAAGCCGGCGTGGACGCCGTGGCCGAGACCGGCCGCGAGATTCAGGTGGGCCAGCTGATCACGGCCATGCGCCACGCTGACCGCGGCCAGGAAATTGCCGAACTCGCCGTTCGGCACCGCGACAAGGGCGCCGTGGGGTTCGACATTGCCGGCGCCGAAGACGGCTTCCTGCCCTCGCGCTTCCGGGACGCCTTCACCTACCTGGCCGAGAACAACTTCCCCGCCACCGTGCACGCCGGTGAAGCCGCCGGACTGGACAGCATCCAGTCCGCGCTGGTTGACGGCCGGGCCCTGCGCCTGGGCCACGGTGTCCGCATCGCCGAGGACATCATGGTGGAGTTCGACGAGGACGACGCCGACGACGAGGATAGCGACAACATCGGCCTGGTCACCCTGGGCAACCTGTCCAGCTGGATCCGTGACCGCGGCATCGCCCTGGAAATCTGCCCGTCCTCGAACCTGCAGACCGGCGCCATTGCCGGTTTCGGTGAGGGCATCGAAAGCCACCCGCTGGACATGCTGTACCAGCTGGGCTTCAACGTGACAATCAACACCGACAACCGGCTCATGAGCCGCGTGACGCTCACCGACGAGTTCGAGCTGCTGGTGGAAACCTTCGACTACGACCTCGACGACCTGCTGGAGCTCACGCTCAACGCCGCCGAGGCGTCCTTCCTGCCCCTGGAGGAAAAGGAAGCCCTCGTGGAGTACATCAACGATGCCTACGGCGACCTTGGCTGA
- a CDS encoding mannose-1-phosphate guanylyltransferase, translating into MSNDKVTSQDSPLSRFIAVIPAGGVGTRLWPLSRAAAPKFLHDLTGSGSTLLRATYDRLEPLAGNRVLVVTGVAHRTAVCRQLPEVQDGDLVLESEPKDSGAAIGLAAAILHQRDPDVIMGSFAADQVISPDDLFQDAVREAIHTAAAGKIVTIGIKPTHPSTGFGYIRSGNSLHIPGAPSAQAVVEFVEKPDEDVAQQYVDSGEYVWNAGMFVAPVSLMLKHLEANQPELFNGLQEIAQAWDTPQRDEVTARIWPTLPKIAIDYAVAEPAAAAGDVAVVPGSFRWDDVGDFASVGRLNSAKEVDEVTVLGEGARVFTENASGVVVSDTKRVIALIGIKDVVIVDTPDALLVTTKQHSQRVKQAVDALKASGDTDVL; encoded by the coding sequence ATGAGTAACGACAAAGTGACAAGCCAGGATTCACCTCTCAGCCGTTTTATCGCTGTGATTCCTGCGGGCGGTGTGGGGACCCGCCTCTGGCCTCTGTCACGTGCAGCAGCTCCCAAATTCCTTCATGACCTCACCGGGTCGGGCAGCACGCTTCTGCGTGCCACGTACGACCGCCTCGAACCGTTGGCCGGCAACCGCGTCCTTGTTGTCACCGGTGTGGCGCACCGCACGGCCGTCTGCCGCCAGCTGCCCGAGGTGCAGGACGGCGACCTCGTGCTCGAGAGCGAACCGAAGGACTCCGGTGCCGCGATCGGCCTGGCCGCAGCCATCCTGCACCAGCGCGATCCGGACGTCATCATGGGCTCCTTCGCCGCGGACCAGGTCATCAGCCCCGACGATCTCTTCCAGGATGCCGTGCGGGAAGCCATCCACACCGCTGCGGCCGGCAAGATCGTGACCATCGGCATCAAGCCGACGCACCCGTCCACGGGCTTCGGCTACATCCGGTCCGGAAACTCGCTGCACATCCCGGGCGCGCCCAGCGCCCAGGCCGTGGTGGAGTTCGTGGAGAAGCCGGACGAGGACGTGGCCCAGCAGTACGTGGACAGCGGGGAGTACGTCTGGAACGCCGGAATGTTCGTGGCGCCCGTTTCCCTCATGCTCAAGCACCTGGAAGCGAACCAGCCCGAACTGTTTAACGGCCTGCAGGAAATCGCCCAGGCGTGGGACACCCCGCAGCGTGACGAAGTCACCGCGCGTATCTGGCCCACCCTGCCCAAGATCGCCATCGACTACGCGGTCGCCGAGCCCGCAGCGGCGGCCGGGGACGTCGCCGTCGTGCCCGGTTCCTTCCGTTGGGACGACGTCGGCGACTTCGCCTCCGTGGGCCGGCTGAACAGCGCCAAGGAAGTGGACGAGGTGACAGTCCTCGGTGAGGGCGCCCGCGTCTTCACCGAAAACGCCAGCGGCGTGGTGGTCTCGGACACTAAGCGTGTCATCGCGCTGATCGGCATCAAGGACGTCGTCATCGTGGATACCCCGGATGCGCTGCTGGTTACCACCAAGCAGCACTCGCAGCGGGTGAAGCAGGCGGTGGACGCCCTGAAGGCCAGCGGCGACACCGACGTCCTCTAG
- the eno gene encoding phosphopyruvate hydratase, with the protein MALIDAIHAREILDSRGNPTVEVEVLLSDGQIGRAAVPSGASTGEHEAVELRDGDKGRYLGKGVQKAVDAVIDQIAPALTGFDATDQRSIDQAMIDLDGTANKGKLGANAILGVSLAVANAAAASADLPLYKYLGGPNAHVLPVPLMNILNGGSHADSDVDIQEFMIAPIGAETFSEGLRWGVEVYHNLKSVLQQKGLSTGLGDEGGFAPNLPSNRAALDLIQEAIQNAGYTPGTDIALALDVASSEFFKDGAYQFEGKALSAAEMSAYYAELVADYPLVSIEDPLDENDWEGWKILTDTIGDKVQLVGDDLFVTNPERLQQGIDAATANSLLVKVNQIGSLTETLDAVSLAQRSGYTTITSHRSGETEDTTIADIAVATNAGQIKTGAPARSERVAKYNQLLRIEEELDDAARYAGRSAFPRFKA; encoded by the coding sequence ATGGCGCTTATCGATGCCATCCACGCCCGCGAGATCCTCGATTCCCGTGGCAACCCCACCGTCGAAGTTGAAGTTCTCCTCTCCGACGGCCAGATCGGCCGCGCTGCCGTTCCGTCCGGTGCGTCCACCGGCGAGCACGAAGCCGTTGAACTGCGCGACGGCGACAAGGGCCGCTACCTCGGCAAGGGTGTCCAGAAGGCCGTTGACGCCGTCATCGACCAGATCGCACCGGCCCTGACCGGCTTCGACGCCACCGACCAGCGCAGCATCGACCAGGCCATGATCGACCTGGACGGCACCGCCAACAAGGGCAAGCTCGGCGCCAACGCCATCCTGGGCGTCTCCCTGGCCGTTGCCAACGCCGCAGCAGCCTCCGCTGACCTGCCGCTGTACAAGTACCTGGGCGGCCCGAACGCCCACGTCCTGCCCGTTCCGCTGATGAACATCCTCAACGGCGGCTCGCACGCGGATTCCGACGTCGACATCCAGGAATTCATGATCGCCCCGATCGGCGCCGAGACCTTCTCTGAGGGCCTGCGCTGGGGCGTTGAGGTTTACCACAACCTCAAGTCCGTGCTGCAGCAGAAGGGCCTCTCCACCGGCCTCGGCGACGAGGGCGGCTTCGCCCCGAACCTGCCGTCCAACCGCGCTGCCCTGGACCTGATCCAGGAAGCCATCCAGAACGCCGGCTACACCCCGGGCACCGACATCGCCCTGGCCCTGGACGTCGCCTCCTCCGAGTTCTTCAAGGACGGTGCCTACCAGTTCGAGGGCAAGGCCCTGAGCGCCGCCGAGATGAGCGCGTACTACGCCGAACTCGTTGCCGACTACCCGCTGGTTTCCATCGAGGACCCGCTGGACGAGAACGACTGGGAAGGCTGGAAGATCCTCACCGACACCATCGGTGACAAGGTCCAGCTGGTGGGCGACGACCTGTTCGTCACCAACCCCGAGCGCCTGCAGCAGGGCATCGACGCCGCCACGGCCAACTCCCTGCTGGTCAAGGTCAACCAGATCGGCTCCCTGACCGAAACCCTGGACGCCGTTTCCCTGGCCCAGCGCTCCGGTTACACCACCATCACCTCGCACCGCTCCGGCGAGACCGAAGACACCACGATCGCCGACATCGCCGTTGCCACCAACGCCGGACAGATCAAGACCGGTGCCCCGGCCCGCTCCGAGCGCGTTGCGAAGTACAACCAGCTGCTGCGCATCGAAGAGGAACTCGACGACGCCGCACGCTACGCCGGCCGCAGCGCCTTCCCGCGTTTCAAGGCCTAG
- a CDS encoding amidohydrolase, producing MRNYTTETEPTALVGPWLEPLLPELIDFRRDLHAHPELSFREFRTTDKLAERLEAAGLEPRRLEGTGLTVDIGEGPIATALRGDIDALPIIEETGLPFASKNHGVTHACGHDVHTTTMLGIALVLHRMHQESPLGGSVRIIFQPAEETMPGGAHSCIEQGVLEGVPRILALHCDPRIEVGKIGTRIGAITSASDTIRIELSGRGGHTSRPHLTEDLVFALAQIAVNVPAVLSRRVDVRSGVSVVWGHISAGSAPNAIPGTGYMAGTMRCLDRDAWHSAGELLDEVVHQVAAPYGVDVRLEHTRGVPPVVNSEHETALIEAAARAEIGEGAVVLTPQSMGGEDFAWFLAELPGAMMRLGTKTPGGEEYDLHRGDYILDERALGFGIQVLTAAALRTIRDL from the coding sequence GTGCGCAATTACACTACTGAAACTGAGCCGACCGCACTTGTGGGGCCGTGGCTCGAGCCCCTGCTGCCGGAACTGATCGATTTTCGCCGTGACCTGCATGCGCACCCCGAACTGTCCTTCAGGGAATTCCGGACGACGGACAAGCTGGCGGAGCGGCTCGAGGCGGCCGGCCTCGAGCCCCGCCGGCTCGAGGGCACCGGCCTTACCGTGGACATCGGCGAAGGCCCGATCGCCACGGCGCTGCGCGGTGACATCGACGCCCTGCCGATCATCGAGGAAACGGGACTGCCGTTCGCCTCGAAGAACCACGGCGTCACGCACGCCTGCGGCCACGACGTGCACACCACCACCATGCTGGGCATCGCCCTCGTGCTGCACCGCATGCACCAGGAGTCCCCGCTGGGCGGATCCGTGCGCATCATCTTCCAGCCTGCCGAGGAAACCATGCCCGGCGGGGCGCACTCCTGCATCGAGCAGGGCGTCCTGGAAGGCGTGCCCCGCATCCTGGCGCTGCACTGCGACCCGCGCATAGAAGTGGGCAAGATCGGCACGCGCATCGGCGCCATCACCTCGGCGTCGGACACCATTCGGATCGAACTGTCCGGCCGCGGCGGGCACACCTCGCGCCCGCACCTGACCGAGGACCTTGTTTTCGCGCTCGCGCAGATTGCCGTGAACGTGCCGGCCGTCCTCTCCCGCCGGGTGGATGTCCGCAGCGGCGTCTCAGTGGTGTGGGGGCACATCTCCGCGGGTTCGGCGCCCAACGCGATCCCCGGCACCGGGTACATGGCCGGAACCATGCGTTGCCTGGACCGCGATGCCTGGCACAGCGCTGGCGAACTGCTGGATGAAGTGGTGCACCAGGTGGCCGCGCCGTACGGCGTTGACGTGCGGCTGGAGCACACCCGGGGCGTTCCTCCGGTGGTCAACTCCGAGCATGAGACGGCGCTGATCGAGGCGGCTGCACGCGCTGAGATCGGCGAAGGCGCAGTGGTGCTGACGCCGCAGTCCATGGGCGGGGAAGACTTCGCCTGGTTCCTGGCCGAGCTGCCGGGGGCCATGATGCGCCTCGGCACCAAGACTCCCGGCGGCGAGGAGTACGACCTGCACCGCGGCGACTACATTCTGGACGAGCGGGCCCTTGGCTTCGGCATCCAGGTCCTCACCGCCGCAGCACTCCGCACCATCCGCGACCTCTAG
- a CDS encoding MarR family winged helix-turn-helix transcriptional regulator — translation MPDAPRLDRQVCFALYSASRAATAVYRPLLEELGLTYPQYLVMLVLWENEPRGVRELGEELGLDSGTLSPLLKRLEALGLVERRRSAEDERRVAVHLTDAGKDLSSKASGVPQRLAAAAGLSPGELDQLRETLGKLTAALHDSL, via the coding sequence ATGCCCGATGCTCCCCGTCTTGACCGCCAGGTGTGCTTTGCCCTCTACTCCGCTTCGCGGGCTGCCACAGCCGTCTACCGCCCGCTCCTGGAGGAGCTCGGCCTGACTTACCCGCAGTACCTCGTCATGCTCGTGCTTTGGGAGAACGAGCCGCGCGGCGTGCGGGAACTGGGGGAGGAGCTCGGTCTCGACTCCGGAACACTCTCACCGCTCCTCAAGCGTCTCGAGGCGCTGGGCCTCGTGGAGCGGCGGCGCTCGGCGGAGGACGAGCGCCGCGTCGCCGTGCACCTGACCGACGCCGGCAAGGACCTCAGCAGCAAGGCCTCCGGCGTGCCCCAGCGCCTCGCCGCCGCAGCGGGCCTGAGCCCCGGCGAACTTGACCAGCTGCGCGAAACCCTCGGCAAGCTCACAGCAGCCCTGCACGATTCGCTCTAA
- a CDS encoding organic hydroperoxide resistance protein, whose amino-acid sequence MKTLYTAEALASGEGRDGSARTKDGKLDVNLASPVELGGSGQGTNPEQLFAAGFAACFHSALRVVGRQARADLTDSAVAAKIHFGALEDREGYGLAAELEVALPALDRDTAETLMAKAHSICPYSNVTRGNMDVALTLVEFAA is encoded by the coding sequence TTGAAGACTCTCTACACAGCCGAGGCCCTCGCGTCCGGCGAAGGCCGCGACGGTTCCGCGCGAACCAAGGACGGCAAACTTGACGTCAACCTCGCCAGCCCGGTGGAGCTGGGCGGCAGCGGCCAGGGCACCAACCCGGAGCAGCTGTTCGCTGCCGGCTTTGCGGCCTGCTTCCACTCCGCCCTCCGCGTGGTGGGCCGGCAGGCCAGGGCAGACCTCACTGACTCCGCTGTCGCAGCCAAGATCCACTTCGGCGCCCTCGAGGACCGCGAGGGCTACGGCCTGGCCGCGGAGCTGGAAGTCGCCCTCCCAGCACTGGACCGAGACACCGCAGAGACGCTCATGGCCAAGGCGCACAGCATCTGCCCGTACTCCAACGTGACGCGCGGCAACATGGACGTCGCACTAACGCTCGTGGAGTTCGCAGCGTGA
- a CDS encoding DedA family protein encodes MQAINDFILAAAGQPWVLFIVLACCVIDGFFPPIPSESVVVGLAAVAATADVPNPWLLAAVAGLGAFTGDNAAYLIGRGVGTQRWAWMRGPRMQRAFRWAGRELRKRPASLILVARFVPIGRVAVNLTAGATHYSHPRFIGLTVLSATLWASYSVAIGLFFGQWFEENHLLGAAIAIVCAIVLGILVDLGINRLRNRVQDPLEEG; translated from the coding sequence GTGCAGGCCATCAATGACTTCATCCTGGCTGCCGCCGGCCAGCCCTGGGTCCTGTTCATAGTCCTCGCCTGTTGCGTGATCGACGGCTTCTTCCCGCCCATTCCCAGCGAATCGGTGGTGGTGGGTCTGGCCGCCGTCGCCGCGACGGCGGACGTTCCGAATCCGTGGCTGCTCGCGGCCGTAGCAGGACTGGGCGCGTTCACCGGCGACAACGCCGCGTATCTCATCGGCCGGGGCGTGGGCACGCAGCGCTGGGCGTGGATGCGGGGGCCGCGGATGCAGCGCGCGTTCCGGTGGGCCGGACGGGAGCTGCGCAAGCGGCCGGCGTCGCTGATCCTCGTGGCGCGGTTCGTCCCCATCGGCAGGGTGGCAGTCAACCTGACCGCAGGAGCCACGCATTATTCCCATCCCCGCTTCATCGGGCTGACTGTGCTTTCAGCCACGCTCTGGGCCTCGTACTCCGTGGCCATCGGGCTGTTCTTTGGCCAGTGGTTCGAGGAAAACCACCTGCTGGGGGCCGCGATCGCCATTGTTTGCGCCATTGTGCTGGGCATCCTGGTGGACCTCGGCATCAACCGGCTCCGGAACCGCGTCCAGGATCCGCTCGAAGAAGGTTGA
- a CDS encoding MazG nucleotide pyrophosphohydrolase domain-containing protein produces the protein MGELLRVIAALREHCPWMGALTHESLVEYLLEEAYEVAETIETGADEAELKGELGDVLLQVVLHARLAEERGVFGFGDVARGLTGKMIRRNPHVFRPDGSLQDSFPATVEEIVLKWDAVKKAESPQRSTPFEGIPVALPALAQAQKTLDRAERAGLQAPVAERTPLVELAETIETEAELGELLLAVVRSARSRGFDAERALRGAVRQYQNRHPETSAPGS, from the coding sequence ATGGGGGAGTTGCTGAGGGTGATTGCCGCCCTCCGCGAGCACTGCCCCTGGATGGGCGCCCTCACCCACGAGTCGCTCGTGGAGTACCTGCTGGAGGAGGCCTATGAAGTGGCCGAGACCATCGAGACCGGTGCGGACGAGGCTGAACTGAAGGGCGAGCTGGGCGACGTGCTGCTCCAGGTGGTGCTGCACGCCCGGCTCGCCGAGGAACGAGGCGTGTTCGGCTTCGGCGACGTCGCGCGCGGCCTCACCGGGAAGATGATCCGCCGCAACCCTCACGTGTTCCGTCCGGACGGATCCCTCCAGGACTCCTTTCCTGCCACGGTGGAGGAGATCGTGCTCAAGTGGGATGCCGTGAAAAAGGCCGAAAGCCCGCAGCGCAGCACGCCCTTCGAGGGCATTCCGGTGGCTCTGCCCGCACTGGCGCAGGCGCAGAAAACCCTGGACCGGGCCGAGCGGGCCGGGCTGCAAGCCCCGGTAGCTGAACGAACCCCGTTGGTTGAGCTCGCCGAAACAATAGAAACCGAAGCCGAACTCGGCGAGCTGCTGCTCGCCGTCGTCCGTTCAGCCCGGAGCAGGGGGTTCGACGCCGAACGCGCCCTCCGCGGGGCCGTCCGGCAATACCAGAACCGCCACCCGGAAACATCCGCGCCCGGATCATGA
- a CDS encoding NADP-dependent oxidoreductase, with protein sequence MSAGAATALPVTTREIQLASRPSGRPLPENFRLAETAVPALNDGQVLVRNLFISVDPYMRGRMNDAKSYSAPFALDEALDGGAVGEVIASRSDKRKVGDVVVHQLGWREHAVVDAERTTTADTNLAPASAFLGALGMTGLTAYAGLLKVAEFKPGDAVFVSGAAGAVGSLVGQIAKAMGASKVIGSAGTPEKVARLLDLGFDAAFNYRDAPVLDQLKAAAGSNGIDLYFDNVGGDHLEAALSVLNVGGRVAMCGAIAQYNSTEPPAAPRNLAVAIGKQLTLRGFLVGGQRQHAAEFAGRMAGWLADGTVRYDETVVDGLENAPQAFMDMLDGGNTGKMLVRL encoded by the coding sequence GTGAGCGCCGGAGCAGCAACGGCATTGCCGGTGACCACCCGCGAGATCCAACTGGCGTCGCGCCCATCGGGACGGCCCCTCCCGGAAAACTTCAGGCTCGCCGAGACAGCAGTCCCGGCCCTCAACGACGGCCAGGTCCTCGTCCGGAACCTGTTCATCTCGGTGGACCCCTACATGCGCGGCCGCATGAACGACGCCAAATCCTATTCAGCGCCGTTCGCGCTGGACGAAGCGCTCGACGGCGGTGCGGTGGGTGAGGTGATCGCGTCCCGGTCAGATAAGCGCAAGGTGGGGGACGTCGTCGTACATCAACTCGGCTGGCGGGAGCACGCGGTGGTGGACGCGGAGCGGACCACCACCGCGGACACAAACCTCGCCCCGGCCTCTGCCTTCCTGGGTGCGCTCGGCATGACCGGACTCACCGCGTACGCCGGCCTGCTGAAGGTCGCGGAGTTCAAGCCCGGGGACGCCGTTTTCGTCTCGGGTGCCGCCGGCGCCGTTGGCTCGCTCGTGGGGCAGATCGCCAAGGCGATGGGGGCCTCAAAGGTGATTGGCAGCGCGGGCACACCGGAGAAAGTTGCCCGGCTGCTGGACCTGGGCTTCGACGCGGCGTTCAACTACCGCGACGCCCCGGTCCTGGACCAGCTGAAGGCCGCTGCGGGCAGCAACGGCATAGACCTGTACTTCGACAACGTCGGCGGTGACCATCTCGAGGCGGCGCTGTCCGTCCTGAACGTGGGCGGCCGCGTGGCCATGTGCGGCGCCATCGCACAGTACAACTCGACGGAACCGCCGGCCGCGCCGCGCAACCTGGCCGTGGCGATCGGCAAGCAGCTCACGCTGCGCGGGTTCCTGGTGGGCGGCCAGCGGCAGCATGCCGCAGAGTTTGCCGGGCGGATGGCCGGCTGGCTCGCCGACGGGACCGTCCGGTACGACGAGACGGTTGTCGACGGCCTGGAGAACGCTCCGCAGGCCTTCATGGACATGCTCGACGGCGGGAACACCGGGAAGATGCTCGTCAGGCTCTAG